A region of Betta splendens chromosome 13, fBetSpl5.4, whole genome shotgun sequence DNA encodes the following proteins:
- the tbcb gene encoding tubulin-folding cofactor B, with product MMDSGVTVVTNPTVNVRLTSTISSFEVQRRFNRGISIAELKGKLEMVVGASPSCMDLELFSVSDKFLQKMDDNEALLGSYPVDDDCRIHVVDKSGGQMNEFTDVSKVEKFELSDDAYDKKTGTARSFMKKHRIGQFNEEEVAKKKAEHAALEEQQKAAADAISVGSRCQVQVPGQPTKLGTVMYVGTTDFKPGYWVGVKYDEPLGKHDGTVNGKRYFECEIKYGAFVKPLSVTVGDFPEEDYGLDEM from the exons ATGATGGACAGTGGAGTGACAGTAGTTACCAACCCCACTGTGAATGTGCGCTTAACAAGCACCATCTCCTCCTTTGAGGTGCAGCGCAGGTTCAACAGAGGGATCAGTATAGCAGAACTGAAG GGAAAGCTGGAGATGGTTGTCGGTGCATCCCCCTCCTGCATGGATCTGGAACTATTCAGTGTTTCTGACAAGTTCTTGCAGAAAATGGATGACAATGAAGCTTTGCTGGGTTCCTATCCTGTGGATGATGACTGCAGAATACAC GTTGTCGATAAAAGTGGGGGTCAGATGAATGAATTCACAGATGTTTCCAAAGTGGAGAAGTTTGAACTTTCAGATGATGCTTATGATAAGAAAACCG GCACAGCAAGGTCATTCATGAAGAAACACCGTATCGGTCAATTCAATGAAGAAGAAGTGGCCAAGAAGAAAGCGGAGCATGCTGCTTTGGAGGAACAACAgaaggctgctgctgatgccatTTCTGTTGGCAGTCGATGCCAAGTGCAGGTCCCTGGGCAGCCCACAAAGCTTGGCACAGTCATGTATGTTG GAACAACAGATTTCAAGCCAGGCTATTGGGTTGGAGTGAAGTATGATGAGCCCCTGGGGAAGCATGATGGAAC AGTTAATGGAAAGCGATACTTCGAATGTGAGATCAAGTACGGTGCATTTGTGAAGCCACTGAGTGTGACTGTGGGAGACTTCCCTGAGGAGGATTATGGTTTGGATGAGATGTAG